Proteins co-encoded in one Perca flavescens isolate YP-PL-M2 chromosome 11, PFLA_1.0, whole genome shotgun sequence genomic window:
- the LOC114564454 gene encoding ras-related protein Rab-17 isoform X1 → MGEKLPRVPGGAQHRRETLSRPVQTLRVKMVLLGSSGVGKSSLALRFGKDEFRTTSPTVGCAYLTRVVHLSDVTLRFEIWDTAGQEKYHSVTPLYYRGAHAALLVYDISKRETFIRAQVWLKELEKQYIPGSTVIWLVGNKGDLAQDRQVSVQEGQSLANDRGLFFTETSALSGDQICQLLLAVAHRVYECIGAQQGGLSEWKETAHVDLHRGDTFNPFGSCCKVGP, encoded by the exons ATGGGGGAAAAGCTCCCCAGGGTGCCAGGAGGAGCTCAGCACCGCAGGGAGACTTTGAGTAGACCTGTGCAGACGCTCAGGGTTAAGATGGTCCTTCTGGGAAGCTCTGGCGTGGGGAAGTCCAGCCTGGCACTGCGATTTGGCAAAGATGAGTTCAGGACTACATCACCTACTGTAGGCT GTGCCTACCTGACCCGAGTGGTGCATCTGAGCGACGTCACTCTTCGCTTTGAGATATGGGACACGGCAGGGCAGGAAAAATACCACAGCGTCACCCCACTTTACTACAGAGGAGCCCATGCTGCACTGCTGGTCTACGATATTAGCAAAAGG GAAACCTTCATCAGAGCTCAAGTGTGGCTCAAAGAGCTTGAGAAACAGTACATCCCCGGATCTACGGTCATATGGCTGGTGGGCAACAAGGGAGATCTGGCACAGGATCGACAAGTCTCAGTGCag GAAGGACAGAGTCTGGCCAATGACAGGGGCTTATTTTTTACAGAGACATCAGCCCTGTCAGGGGATCAAATCTGCCAGCTGCTGCTAGCTGTAG CCCACAGAGTGTACGAGTGTATTGGAGCGCAGCAGGGAGGGCTGTCAGAGTGGAAGGAGACGGCACATGTGGATCTGCATCGTGGAGACACATTCAATCCTTTTGGATCCTGCTGCAAAGTTGGACCCTAA
- the LOC114564454 gene encoding ras-related protein Rab-5B isoform X2: protein MAQYSWFGIDSGAYLTRVVHLSDVTLRFEIWDTAGQEKYHSVTPLYYRGAHAALLVYDISKRETFIRAQVWLKELEKQYIPGSTVIWLVGNKGDLAQDRQVSVQEGQSLANDRGLFFTETSALSGDQICQLLLAVAHRVYECIGAQQGGLSEWKETAHVDLHRGDTFNPFGSCCKVGP from the exons ATGGCGCAGTATAGTTGGTTTGGAATAGACAGTG GTGCCTACCTGACCCGAGTGGTGCATCTGAGCGACGTCACTCTTCGCTTTGAGATATGGGACACGGCAGGGCAGGAAAAATACCACAGCGTCACCCCACTTTACTACAGAGGAGCCCATGCTGCACTGCTGGTCTACGATATTAGCAAAAGG GAAACCTTCATCAGAGCTCAAGTGTGGCTCAAAGAGCTTGAGAAACAGTACATCCCCGGATCTACGGTCATATGGCTGGTGGGCAACAAGGGAGATCTGGCACAGGATCGACAAGTCTCAGTGCag GAAGGACAGAGTCTGGCCAATGACAGGGGCTTATTTTTTACAGAGACATCAGCCCTGTCAGGGGATCAAATCTGCCAGCTGCTGCTAGCTGTAG CCCACAGAGTGTACGAGTGTATTGGAGCGCAGCAGGGAGGGCTGTCAGAGTGGAAGGAGACGGCACATGTGGATCTGCATCGTGGAGACACATTCAATCCTTTTGGATCCTGCTGCAAAGTTGGACCCTAA